A window of Kribbella amoyensis contains these coding sequences:
- a CDS encoding 2'-5' RNA ligase family protein, whose amino-acid sequence MALAVCWLFDRRSERMLRNLWVRLEELGVPTLRSHTHGRHVPHLSLAVLREWRQDAVAKAAAGLPDGGSVRLHFDALGTFRRGRAWLVPAVTADVLTRQERAVSAVVETGADLHRHYQPGVWVPHCTLAPRVPLSALPVLAAAVYDVLPLEVEADRAALIDSGTGQRWLLDHLP is encoded by the coding sequence GTGGCGCTCGCGGTGTGCTGGTTGTTCGACCGGCGGTCCGAACGGATGCTCCGCAACCTGTGGGTCCGGCTGGAGGAGCTCGGCGTCCCGACGCTGCGGTCGCACACCCACGGTCGGCACGTGCCACACCTGTCGCTGGCGGTTCTGCGGGAGTGGCGGCAGGACGCGGTGGCGAAGGCCGCCGCGGGGCTGCCGGACGGTGGATCGGTCCGCCTGCACTTCGATGCGCTGGGCACCTTCCGCCGTGGCCGTGCCTGGCTCGTCCCTGCCGTCACGGCGGACGTTCTGACCCGCCAGGAGCGCGCGGTGTCAGCTGTCGTCGAGACCGGCGCGGATCTGCACCGGCACTACCAACCAGGCGTCTGGGTGCCGCACTGCACCCTCGCGCCGCGCGTACCGCTCAGTGCGCTCCCTGTCCTGGCGGCCGCGGTGTACGACGTACTGCCGCTCGAGGTGGAGGCGGACCGCGCCGCCCTCATCGACAGCGGTACGGGGCAGCGGTGGCTGCTCGACCACCTGCCCTGA
- a CDS encoding IclR family transcriptional regulator, giving the protein MDNSSGVGVLDKAALVLSALESGPATLAGLVAATGLARPTAHRLAVALEHHRLVGRDMQGRFVLGPRLSELASAAGEDRLLATAGPVLARLRDITGESAQLFRRQGEYRVCVAAAERPSGLRDTVPVGSQLTMAAGSAAQILLAWEDPERMHRGLHNATFNAAALAGVRRRGWAHSVGEREQGVASVSAPVRSPSGKVIAAVSVSGPIERLSRQPGRMHAPAVMAAAERLSEALRRASE; this is encoded by the coding sequence GACCCTGGCCGGTCTGGTGGCGGCGACGGGACTGGCCCGGCCGACGGCGCACCGGCTGGCGGTCGCGCTCGAGCACCACCGGCTGGTCGGCCGCGACATGCAGGGCCGGTTCGTCCTCGGCCCCCGGCTGAGCGAGCTCGCCTCGGCCGCCGGCGAGGACCGCCTGCTCGCCACCGCCGGCCCGGTGCTGGCGAGGCTCCGCGACATCACCGGGGAGTCCGCCCAGCTCTTCCGCCGCCAGGGCGAGTACCGCGTCTGTGTCGCCGCCGCGGAGCGCCCCTCCGGTCTCCGCGACACCGTCCCGGTCGGCAGCCAGCTCACCATGGCCGCAGGGTCGGCAGCCCAAATACTGCTGGCCTGGGAGGACCCGGAGCGGATGCACCGCGGCCTCCACAACGCGACCTTCAACGCGGCCGCCCTGGCCGGCGTCCGCCGCCGCGGCTGGGCCCACTCCGTCGGCGAACGCGAACAAGGCGTCGCCTCGGTCTCCGCCCCGGTCCGCTCCCCCTCCGGCAAGGTGATCGCCGCCGTCTCCGTCTCCGGTCCGATCGAACGCTTGTCCCGCCAGCCCGGCCGCATGCACGCCCCCGCTGTGATGGCGGCCGCCGAGCGCCTCTCCGAAGCCCTCCGCCGCGCCTCCGAGTAG
- a CDS encoding VOC family protein — translation MAVDFNHTIVSCSDKEASARFLAGILGLGDPTSYGPFAVVQLGNGTTLDFADDHGRPHRQHYAFLVSEEEFDQIHGRIVERGLTYWADPFHRHEGEINTNDGGRGLYWDDPDGHNLEILTVPYGGGQ, via the coding sequence ATGGCCGTCGACTTCAACCACACCATCGTGAGCTGCAGTGACAAAGAGGCGTCCGCACGCTTCCTGGCCGGGATCCTCGGACTCGGCGATCCGACCAGCTACGGGCCGTTCGCCGTCGTCCAGCTGGGGAACGGGACGACGCTGGACTTCGCCGACGACCACGGTCGGCCGCACCGGCAGCACTATGCGTTCCTCGTCAGCGAGGAGGAGTTCGACCAGATCCATGGGCGGATCGTCGAGCGTGGCCTGACGTACTGGGCCGACCCGTTCCACCGGCACGAGGGAGAGATCAACACCAACGACGGCGGGCGCGGTCTCTACTGGGACGACCCGGACGGACACAACCTCGAGATCCTCACCGTGCCGTACGGCGGCGGGCAGTGA